In the genome of Halapricum salinum, one region contains:
- a CDS encoding GTP-dependent dephospho-CoA kinase family protein has translation MPGDDVVLELPAALRSELKEPLGPIYTDTEALLAAATRPIVAVGDIVTYHLLAAGHTPAVALVDERTKRTDVEDDVREAVVDESPFEQTVAVENPPGTLTDALLTALQSALGREPAATTLIVVEGEEDLAALPAVLAVVEGASVVYGQPDEGMVLVTADEAARERVRSLIERMDGSHRPVLDALEG, from the coding sequence GTGCCCGGGGACGACGTCGTTCTCGAACTGCCCGCGGCGCTGCGGAGCGAGTTGAAAGAGCCGCTCGGCCCGATCTACACCGACACCGAAGCACTTCTCGCGGCGGCCACGCGTCCAATCGTCGCCGTCGGCGATATCGTGACCTACCATTTGCTCGCGGCCGGACACACGCCGGCGGTCGCGCTCGTCGACGAGCGTACCAAGCGCACGGACGTCGAGGACGACGTTCGCGAGGCGGTCGTCGACGAATCGCCGTTCGAGCAGACCGTCGCCGTCGAGAATCCGCCGGGGACGCTGACCGACGCGCTATTGACGGCCCTACAGTCGGCACTGGGGCGCGAACCCGCCGCGACGACGTTGATCGTCGTCGAGGGCGAGGAGGATCTGGCGGCGCTGCCGGCGGTGCTGGCCGTTGTAGAGGGCGCGAGCGTCGTCTACGGCCAGCCCGACGAGGGGATGGTCCTCGTCACTGCCGACGAGGCCGCGCGCGAGCGGGTGCGGTCTCTCATCGAGCGGATGGACGGGTCTCACCGGCCGGTTCTCGATGCGCTCGAAGGATGA
- the spt4 gene encoding transcription elongation factor subunit Spt4, protein MADRLVCRECHSVQDSAITEDDACEACGSTSLTEDWAGYVIIAHPETSEIAAEMEVTEPGKYALKVR, encoded by the coding sequence ATGGCTGATCGGCTGGTCTGTCGGGAATGCCACAGCGTTCAGGATTCAGCTATCACCGAGGACGACGCCTGTGAAGCGTGTGGTTCGACCTCTCTCACCGAGGACTGGGCTGGTTACGTCATCATCGCCCATCCCGAGACCTCCGAGATCGCCGCCGAGATGGAGGTCACCGAACCCGGCAAGTACGCGCTGAAAGTCCGCTAA
- a CDS encoding DNA-directed RNA polymerase, with translation MYKRVRIRDTVEVPPAFLADVSPDLVKKLLQDKLEGRMDEDVGSVVSVIEVHDIGEGAVLPNRPGVYYEAEFDALTFDPQMQEIVDGEVVEVVNFGAFVGIGPVDGLLHVSQISDEYLAYDEEGQMLASRDSNRTLGVGDAVRARIVTKSIDERNPRDSKIGLTAKQVGLGKHGWLEEERKKREAQAGES, from the coding sequence ATGTACAAACGTGTACGGATTCGCGACACGGTCGAGGTGCCACCGGCGTTCCTCGCAGACGTGTCCCCAGACCTGGTGAAGAAACTGCTGCAAGACAAACTCGAAGGCCGCATGGACGAAGACGTCGGTTCGGTCGTCTCGGTCATCGAAGTCCACGACATCGGTGAAGGTGCGGTCCTCCCGAACAGACCGGGCGTCTACTACGAGGCCGAGTTCGACGCGCTCACCTTCGATCCCCAGATGCAGGAGATCGTCGACGGCGAGGTCGTCGAAGTGGTCAACTTCGGTGCCTTCGTGGGTATCGGTCCCGTCGACGGCCTGTTGCACGTCTCCCAGATTTCCGACGAGTATCTGGCATACGACGAGGAAGGCCAGATGCTCGCCTCGCGGGATTCGAATCGTACCCTCGGCGTCGGCGACGCCGTCCGGGCCCGGATCGTCACCAAGTCCATCGACGAACGCAACCCTCGAGATTCGAAGATCGGTCTCACCGCGAAGCAGGTCGGCCTGGGCAAGCACGGCTGGCTCGAAGAGGAACGCAAGAAGCGCGAGGCCCAAGCAGGTGAGAGCTGA
- a CDS encoding PIN domain-containing protein has product MTVVLDTNALMMPVECDVRVFEELDRLLGAADCVVPQAVLDELDKLAGGASEEATAASVGRDLADRCAVVEAAAEYADDAVLEIAQRDGVEYAVTNDAPLKERLLDAGVPVISLRGRHKLDITQL; this is encoded by the coding sequence ATGACAGTCGTGCTCGACACCAACGCGCTGATGATGCCCGTCGAATGTGACGTCCGCGTCTTCGAGGAACTCGATCGCCTGCTCGGGGCCGCCGACTGCGTGGTCCCGCAGGCCGTCCTCGACGAACTGGACAAGCTCGCCGGCGGTGCGAGCGAGGAGGCGACCGCCGCGAGCGTCGGCCGGGATCTGGCCGACCGCTGTGCTGTCGTCGAGGCCGCTGCCGAGTACGCGGACGACGCGGTGCTGGAGATCGCCCAGCGCGACGGCGTCGAGTACGCCGTGACGAACGACGCGCCCCTGAAAGAACGCCTGCTCGACGCCGGCGTTCCCGTAATTAGTTTACGGGGCCGACACAAACTCGATATCACTCAACTATAA
- a CDS encoding translation initiation factor IF-2 subunit gamma, with the protein MTSNNQPEVNIGLVGHVDHGKTTLVEALSGEWTDQHSEELKRGISIRLGYADATFRKCPECDDQAAYTVAEECEEHGVETEHLRTVSFVDAPGHETLMATMLSGAAIMDGAVLVISATEDVPQAQTEEHLMALDIIGIENIVIAQNKVDLVDAEQARENYQQIKDFVEGTVAEDAPIVPISAQAGANVDLLIETVEETIPTPERDSDAEAEMLVARSFDINRPGTTWESLLGGVLGGSLSQGKLEPDDEIELRPGREVEEGGQTEWEPVTTTIRSLQAGGQSVDEATPGGLLGVGTGLDPSLTKGDGLAGQIAGPPGSLPPVHQQFTMDVQLLERIVGDEAEEVESISTNEPLMLTVGTATTVGTVTSARGGEAEVALKRPVCAREGSKIAINRRVGTRWRLIGIGTLR; encoded by the coding sequence ATGACATCGAACAATCAACCGGAGGTGAACATCGGACTCGTCGGCCACGTCGACCACGGGAAGACGACCCTGGTCGAGGCCCTCTCAGGAGAGTGGACGGACCAGCACTCCGAGGAGCTCAAACGCGGAATCTCCATCCGTCTGGGCTACGCCGACGCGACGTTCCGAAAGTGCCCCGAATGCGACGATCAGGCCGCTTACACAGTCGCCGAAGAGTGCGAGGAGCACGGCGTCGAGACCGAGCACCTGCGCACGGTTTCCTTTGTCGACGCGCCGGGCCACGAGACGCTGATGGCGACGATGCTCTCTGGCGCGGCGATCATGGACGGCGCAGTGCTCGTGATCTCTGCGACCGAGGACGTGCCACAGGCTCAGACCGAAGAGCACCTGATGGCCCTCGATATCATCGGGATCGAGAACATCGTCATCGCCCAGAACAAGGTCGATCTGGTCGACGCCGAGCAGGCGCGCGAGAACTACCAGCAGATCAAAGACTTCGTGGAGGGCACGGTCGCCGAAGACGCGCCGATCGTGCCGATCAGTGCCCAGGCCGGCGCGAACGTCGACCTCCTGATCGAGACCGTCGAGGAGACGATTCCGACGCCCGAGCGCGACTCTGACGCCGAGGCCGAGATGCTCGTCGCCCGGAGCTTCGACATCAATCGCCCCGGAACCACGTGGGAGTCGCTTTTGGGTGGCGTGCTCGGCGGCAGTCTCTCGCAGGGCAAACTCGAACCCGACGACGAGATCGAACTCCGCCCGGGCCGCGAGGTCGAGGAAGGCGGCCAGACCGAGTGGGAACCCGTCACGACGACGATCCGCTCGCTGCAGGCTGGCGGCCAGTCCGTCGACGAAGCCACCCCTGGTGGATTGCTCGGCGTGGGTACCGGTCTCGACCCGTCGTTGACGAAAGGCGACGGCCTGGCCGGACAGATCGCCGGGCCGCCCGGGTCGCTGCCGCCCGTCCACCAGCAGTTCACGATGGACGTCCAGCTGCTCGAACGGATCGTCGGCGACGAGGCAGAGGAGGTCGAGTCCATCTCGACCAACGAGCCGCTGATGCTCACGGTCGGGACGGCGACGACGGTCGGCACCGTGACGAGCGCTCGCGGCGGCGAGGCCGAAGTCGCGCTCAAGCGACCGGTCTGCGCGCGAGAAGGGTCGAAGATCGCGATCAATCGTCGCGTCGGCACACGCTGGCGGCTGATCGGAATCGGAACGCTGCGGTAA